Proteins encoded within one genomic window of Candidatus Brevundimonas colombiensis:
- the trpS gene encoding tryptophan--tRNA ligase, producing MTDPTPAPAAPAYDGPRRILSGIQASGALHLGNYLGALTRFVELQDQGAPVFVFVADMHAITVWQDPAKLAAQTREIAAAYLASGLDPARSIIFPQSAVRAHADLAWVFNCVARLGWLDRMTQFKEKSGKHKERASVGLYTYPVLQAADILLYKATEVPVGEDQKQHLELTRDIAAKFNNDFGVPGFFPVPEPVIQGPATRVMSLRDGAAKMSKSDPSDNSRINLTDDADTIAAKIRKAKTDPEPLPETLDGLNDRPEAKNLVAIYAALSGQTREQVMAEFGGQGFGAFKPALADLAVSSLAPVTAEMRRLLDDPAEIDRVLKDGAERAAEVADPVVDEVKTIVGFWRP from the coding sequence ATGACTGACCCGACCCCGGCCCCCGCAGCTCCGGCCTATGACGGCCCGCGCCGCATCCTGTCCGGCATCCAGGCCTCCGGCGCCCTGCACCTGGGCAACTATCTTGGCGCGCTGACGCGTTTCGTCGAGCTTCAGGACCAGGGCGCGCCGGTCTTCGTCTTCGTCGCCGACATGCACGCCATCACCGTGTGGCAGGACCCGGCCAAGCTGGCCGCCCAGACGCGCGAGATCGCGGCCGCCTATCTGGCCTCGGGGCTCGATCCGGCCCGGTCGATCATCTTCCCCCAGTCGGCGGTGCGCGCCCACGCCGATCTGGCCTGGGTCTTCAACTGCGTCGCCCGCCTCGGCTGGCTAGACCGGATGACCCAGTTCAAGGAGAAGTCGGGCAAGCACAAGGAACGCGCCTCGGTCGGCCTCTACACCTATCCGGTGCTGCAGGCGGCGGACATCCTGCTGTACAAGGCGACCGAAGTGCCGGTCGGCGAAGACCAGAAACAGCATCTGGAACTGACCCGCGACATCGCCGCCAAGTTCAACAACGACTTCGGCGTGCCCGGCTTCTTCCCCGTGCCCGAACCCGTCATCCAGGGCCCGGCGACGCGCGTCATGTCCCTGCGCGACGGGGCGGCCAAGATGTCGAAGTCGGATCCCTCAGACAACAGCCGCATCAACCTGACCGACGACGCCGACACCATCGCCGCCAAGATCAGGAAGGCCAAGACCGATCCCGAACCGCTGCCGGAAACCCTGGACGGCCTGAACGACCGCCCCGAAGCCAAGAATCTGGTCGCCATCTACGCCGCCCTGTCGGGCCAGACCCGCGAGCAGGTGATGGCCGAGTTCGGCGGTCAGGGCTTTGGCGCCTTCAAGCCTGCATTGGCCGATCTGGCGGTATCGTCCCTGGCGCCCGTCACGGCGGAAATGCGCCGCCTGCTGGATGACCCGGCCGAGATCGACAGGGTGCTCAAGGACGGCGCTGAGCGCGCCGCCGAGGTCGCCGACCCAGTGGTCGATGAGGTCAAGACAATCGTCGGTTTCTGGCGCCCCTAG